One window of Papaver somniferum cultivar HN1 chromosome 9, ASM357369v1, whole genome shotgun sequence genomic DNA carries:
- the LOC113308771 gene encoding rhomboid-like protein 19, producing the protein MSSQGLGGGIGVTSGFTRLCKGLAVVLISGHVILHVFPSFISYLALIPARTIPFAWNLITAGYVEQHVIGVILSTIGLLFIGRLLEPVWGSKEFLKFIFVVNFLTSVCVFVTAIAMYYITTQENYLYTPLSGFHGVLAGFLVGIKQMFPDQDISPLKIKAKWIASLFLLPCIAVCFIVPESAPYLPTILFGTYTSWIYLRYLQKKPETNLRGDPSDEFSFSTFFPKFLRPVIDPIASIFGRLLCGRSEASTDAKGYMLGGGGAALPGSDPAEASRRRERGARALEERLAAERLAAGASNEDHLSHKDAAENV; encoded by the exons ATGAGTTCTCAAGGTCTCGGAGGA GGGATTGGCGTCACATCTGGATTTACTCGGCTATGCAAGGGCCTTGCTGTGGTACTCATAAGTGGCCATGTCATACTACATGTATTCCCTTCATTCATTAGTTACCTAGCACTTATCCCTGCAAG GACAATCCCATTTGCTTGGAATCTTATAACGGCTGGTTATGTTGAGCAACATGTTATTGGG GTGATTTTGAGCACGATTGGTCTTCTTTTCATTGGGAGGTTGCTTGAACCTGTATGGGGTTCCAAGGAATTTTTGAAGTTCATTTTCGTGGTTAACTTTTTAACCTCTGTTTGCGTATTCGTAACAGCTATAGCCATGTACTACATAACAACACAGGAAAATTACCT TTATACACCTCTTTCTGGCTTCCATGGGGTTCTGGCAGGGTTTCTTGTGGGTATCAAGCAAATGTTCCCTGATCAGGATATTTCTCCATTAAAGATCAAAGCAAAG TGGATCGCATCCCTGTTTTTACTTCCATGTATAGCTGTATGCTTCATAGTACCTGAATCAGCACCTTACCTTCCAACCATATTATTTGGCACATACACGAGTTGGATTTATCTGCGGTACCTTCAGAAGAAGCCAGAAACGAACCTTAGGGGAGACCCAAGCGATGAATTTTCCTTCTCGACATTCTTCCCCAAATTTTTGCG ACCAGTTATTGATCCTATAGCATCTATATTTGGTCGGCTGCTTTGTGGAAGATCTGAAGCATCTACTGATGCTAAGGGGTATATGCtgggtggtggtggtgcggcGTTGCCTGGTTCTGATCCTGCAGAGGCCTCCAGGAGGag AGAAAGAGGTGCACGTGCCTTGGAAGAAAGATTAGCAGCAGAACGATTAGCAGCAGGGGCTAGTAATGAAGACCATCTATCTCACAAAGATGCAGCAGAGAATGTCTGA